The Deinococcus carri genome contains a region encoding:
- a CDS encoding SDR family oxidoreductase gives MTRDMVGKSVLVTGATGGIGQVTARELARRGARVYIVGRNAGKTARVAQDIGAVGTLVADLSELAQVRRAAAEFREQVGELDVLVNNAGAFYGRRQETREGLELTWALNHLAPFLLTRELLPLLRASGDARVVTVASEAHRSGRLRLDDPEFRRGYRGWAAYSQSKLANILFARELARREPGVSSNSLHPGLVRSGFAHNNGGGISRLWSLVDRFGITPEEGARTSIRLASAPDLHVSGGYFRQEREVRPAAQALDDGAAARLWQLSEEYVGR, from the coding sequence ATGACGCGGGACATGGTTGGCAAGTCGGTGCTGGTCACGGGCGCGACGGGCGGCATCGGACAGGTCACGGCGCGGGAGCTGGCGCGGCGGGGGGCACGGGTGTACATCGTGGGCCGGAATGCCGGGAAGACCGCGCGGGTCGCGCAGGATATCGGCGCGGTGGGCACGCTGGTGGCCGACCTGTCGGAACTGGCGCAGGTGCGCCGCGCCGCCGCCGAGTTCCGCGAGCAGGTGGGAGAACTGGACGTGCTGGTCAACAACGCGGGCGCGTTCTACGGGCGGCGGCAGGAGACGCGCGAGGGGCTGGAGCTGACCTGGGCGCTGAACCACCTGGCCCCCTTCCTGCTGACGCGGGAGCTGCTGCCGCTGCTGCGGGCCTCCGGGGACGCGCGGGTGGTGACGGTCGCCTCCGAGGCCCACCGCAGCGGGCGGCTTCGCCTGGACGACCCCGAGTTCCGGCGCGGCTACCGGGGCTGGGCGGCGTACAGCCAGAGCAAGCTGGCGAACATCCTGTTCGCGCGGGAGCTGGCGCGGCGCGAGCCGGGGGTCAGCAGCAACAGCCTCCACCCCGGCCTGGTCCGCTCGGGCTTCGCGCACAACAACGGCGGGGGCATCAGCCGGCTGTGGAGTCTGGTGGACCGCTTCGGCATCACGCCCGAGGAGGGCGCACGCACCAGCATTCGCCTCGCCAGCGCCCCCGACCTGCATGTCAGCGGCGGCTACTTCCGCCAGGAGCGCGAGGTTCGCCCCGCCGCCCAGGCGCTTGACGACGGTGCGGCGGCGCGGCTGTGGCAGCTCAGCGAGGAGTACGTGGGGCGCTGA
- the recG gene encoding ATP-dependent DNA helicase RecG — MATVAEMRERLRRPLAAELAAGCADRVVAGGVERLLASPLANPFPGVREALRGYAGLDAAGRAEALRGALAVLDGQEQAAKAPRTPRPAAKQAVPTAAPGERLPPDAEVTRLDTGPGGARKLQSLGLHTLRDVLHAYPHRHEDRRALPDLADVEEGQKVTVEGTVVAKSRRKPKPNMLILEVTLETPSGGRVKASWFNQPWVERQLKEGARLVLTGRAKRFGRTVQLGVEHLETVEDARESLSIGRIVGVYDSKDGISQEFLRRAASRALHAVPLDDYLPAHWRRERGLTDLADALHGIHFPHDEAHLERAMHRLRFDEYLFLELRVLLQGEDAVLLGKRFQATGEDISRFETALPFQFTGAQRRVLLEITDDMRAERQMARLVQGDVGSGKTAVAACALYLAVRDGYQGALMAPTEILARQHYANLVGYLGKLDVRVGLLIGAMTPKQKLEMQIRIAEGDVDVVVGTQALIQENVRFDNLGLAVVDEEHRFGVMQRRKLLSSRPDVLVMSATPIPRSLALTAYGDLELSVIDELPPGRTPVETKLIQDTHRQQAYGFVMRQIREGRQAYVVTALIEENENLELLAATQLADDLRVILPEARIELLHGKMTAAEKDFVMDRFRAREFDILVSTTVIEVGVDVPNATVMVIENAERFGLSQLHQLRGRVGRGSAQSYCVLIAGEHSKKTRQRLKIIEGSTDGFVIAEADLKLRGPGELRGTRQSGIPDLRLGDLASDVEIIEQARALAKHILAHDPRLEHPRLQYLRQELQSRSQSVAFREVI; from the coding sequence ATGGCGACGGTCGCGGAGATGCGGGAGAGACTACGCCGCCCCCTCGCGGCGGAACTCGCCGCCGGGTGTGCCGACCGCGTGGTGGCGGGCGGTGTCGAGCGGCTGCTGGCCTCGCCGCTGGCGAACCCCTTTCCGGGCGTGCGCGAGGCGCTGCGCGGCTACGCGGGGCTGGACGCGGCGGGCCGGGCGGAGGCCTTGAGAGGGGCGCTGGCGGTGCTGGATGGGCAGGAGCAGGCGGCCAAAGCGCCCCGGACGCCCCGCCCCGCCGCGAAACAGGCGGTTCCCACCGCTGCCCCCGGCGAACGGCTGCCGCCGGATGCGGAGGTCACGCGGCTGGACACCGGCCCCGGCGGGGCGCGCAAGCTCCAGTCGCTGGGCCTGCACACCCTGCGCGACGTGCTGCACGCCTACCCGCACCGCCACGAGGACCGCCGCGCGCTGCCCGACCTCGCGGACGTGGAGGAAGGCCAGAAGGTGACGGTGGAGGGCACGGTGGTCGCCAAGTCGCGCCGCAAGCCCAAGCCCAACATGCTGATTCTGGAGGTGACGCTGGAAACGCCGTCGGGCGGGCGGGTCAAGGCGTCATGGTTCAACCAGCCGTGGGTGGAGCGGCAGCTCAAGGAGGGCGCGCGGCTGGTGCTGACGGGCCGCGCCAAGCGGTTCGGGCGCACGGTGCAGCTCGGCGTGGAGCATCTGGAAACGGTGGAGGACGCGCGGGAGAGCCTCAGCATCGGGCGGATCGTGGGGGTCTACGACAGCAAGGACGGCATCAGCCAGGAGTTTTTGCGGCGTGCCGCGTCCCGCGCCCTGCACGCCGTCCCGCTGGACGATTACCTCCCCGCCCACTGGCGGCGCGAACGCGGCCTGACCGACCTCGCGGACGCGCTGCACGGCATCCACTTCCCGCACGACGAGGCGCACCTGGAGCGGGCGATGCACCGGCTGCGCTTCGACGAGTACCTCTTTCTGGAGCTGCGGGTGCTGCTTCAGGGCGAGGACGCGGTGCTGCTGGGCAAGCGCTTCCAGGCGACGGGCGAGGACATCAGCCGCTTCGAGACGGCGCTGCCCTTCCAGTTCACCGGGGCGCAGCGGCGGGTGCTGCTGGAAATCACCGACGACATGCGCGCCGAGCGGCAGATGGCCCGGCTGGTGCAGGGCGACGTGGGCAGCGGCAAGACGGCGGTGGCAGCCTGCGCGCTGTACCTCGCCGTGCGCGACGGCTACCAGGGCGCGCTGATGGCCCCCACCGAGATTCTGGCGCGGCAGCACTACGCGAATCTGGTGGGGTATCTGGGCAAGCTCGACGTGCGGGTGGGCCTGCTGATCGGCGCGATGACGCCCAAGCAGAAGCTGGAGATGCAGATCCGCATCGCGGAGGGCGACGTGGACGTGGTGGTAGGGACCCAGGCGCTGATTCAGGAGAACGTGCGCTTCGACAACCTGGGCCTGGCGGTCGTGGACGAGGAACACCGCTTCGGCGTGATGCAGCGGCGCAAGCTGCTGTCCTCCCGGCCGGACGTGCTGGTCATGTCGGCCACCCCGATTCCGCGTTCCCTCGCGCTGACGGCGTACGGGGACCTGGAACTGTCGGTGATCGACGAGCTGCCGCCGGGGCGCACGCCGGTCGAGACGAAGCTGATTCAGGACACGCACCGCCAGCAGGCCTACGGCTTCGTGATGCGGCAGATCCGGGAAGGGCGGCAGGCCTACGTGGTCACGGCGCTGATCGAGGAAAACGAGAATCTGGAGCTGCTGGCGGCCACGCAACTCGCGGACGACCTGCGGGTGATTCTGCCGGAGGCGCGCATCGAGCTGCTGCACGGCAAGATGACGGCGGCGGAAAAGGACTTCGTGATGGACCGCTTCCGCGCCCGCGAGTTCGACATCCTGGTGAGCACCACCGTGATCGAGGTGGGCGTGGACGTGCCCAACGCCACGGTGATGGTGATCGAGAACGCCGAGCGCTTCGGCCTCTCGCAACTGCACCAGCTCCGGGGGCGGGTAGGGCGCGGCAGCGCACAGAGCTACTGCGTCCTGATCGCGGGCGAGCACAGCAAGAAGACCCGCCAGCGCCTCAAGATCATCGAGGGGTCGACCGACGGCTTCGTGATCGCGGAGGCCGACCTCAAGCTGCGCGGCCCCGGCGAGCTGCGCGGCACCCGCCAGAGCGGCATTCCCGACCTGCGGCTGGGCGACCTCGCCAGCGACGTGGAGATCATCGAGCAGGCGCGGGCACTCGCCAAGCACATCCTCGCGCACGACCCGCGGCTGGAGCATCCGCGGCTGCAATACCTGCGCCAGGAGTTGCAGAGCCGCAGCCAGAGCGTGGCCTTCCGCGAGGTGATCTGA
- a CDS encoding DUF808 domain-containing protein, with translation MSGGLVALLDDVAALAKLAAASIDDVGAAAGKAGVKAIGVVVDDTAVTPRYVTGLAPERELPIIARIARGSLRNKLVFILPAALLLSEFLPGAITPLLMLGGAYLCYEGAEKVYEALTGHGDAAQAQDAGPPSRAQEEQLVAGAIRTDFILSAEIMAISLAEVAAQTFVLRAVSLVLVALMITLLVYGVVALLVKMDDLGLRLSRGHSGALRTLGRGLVRGMPAVLAALSVIGTAAMLWVGGHILLDGLAHFGLEAPEHALHEVAVAAGQALPFAADVVAWVVETLGSALTGLLVGGVIVAALHLRPRRH, from the coding sequence GTGAGTGGCGGCCTGGTGGCGCTGCTGGACGATGTGGCGGCGCTGGCGAAACTGGCGGCCGCTTCTATCGACGACGTGGGCGCGGCGGCGGGCAAGGCGGGGGTCAAGGCGATCGGGGTGGTGGTGGACGACACCGCCGTGACCCCGCGCTACGTGACGGGCCTGGCCCCGGAACGCGAGTTGCCGATCATCGCGCGGATTGCCCGCGGCTCGCTGCGCAACAAGCTGGTGTTTATCCTGCCCGCCGCGCTGCTGCTCAGCGAGTTCCTGCCGGGGGCCATCACGCCGCTGCTGATGCTGGGCGGGGCCTACCTCTGCTATGAGGGGGCCGAGAAGGTGTACGAGGCCCTGACCGGGCACGGGGACGCGGCCCAGGCCCAGGACGCCGGGCCGCCCAGCCGCGCGCAGGAGGAACAGTTGGTGGCGGGGGCAATCCGCACCGACTTCATTCTCTCGGCGGAGATCATGGCGATCTCGCTGGCCGAGGTGGCGGCCCAGACCTTTGTGCTGCGGGCGGTGAGCCTGGTGCTGGTGGCGCTGATGATCACCCTGCTCGTCTACGGCGTGGTGGCCCTGCTGGTCAAGATGGACGACCTCGGGCTGCGGCTCTCGCGGGGCCACTCGGGGGCGCTGCGGACCCTCGGGCGGGGGCTGGTCCGGGGGATGCCCGCGGTCCTGGCGGCCCTGTCGGTGATCGGTACTGCCGCGATGCTGTGGGTCGGCGGGCACATCCTGCTGGACGGCCTGGCGCACTTTGGGCTGGAAGCCCCCGAACACGCGCTGCATGAGGTGGCGGTGGCGGCGGGGCAGGCGCTCCCCTTCGCGGCCGACGTGGTGGCGTGGGTGGTGGAGACGCTCGGCTCCGCGCTGACGGGGCTGCTGGTGGGGGGCGTCATCGTGGCGGCGCTGCACCTGCGGCCACGGCGACACTGA
- a CDS encoding DinB family protein, which translates to MTQPSPQEQVAALRTAFPTSEVLAQRLEQELDAFEQTLRAALPHWDTRMPDRTWSPAQEAEHTILVNEGTGRIVRLLLSEKPLRPTPQEPGRTTEDGRRLAPAGLEPGPEQPLEALLARHAATRALLEQVRAEANPGRTFFHPFMGMLDAQDWLRMTTWHTGSHRRSLQRGLERLNAGEPAGA; encoded by the coding sequence ATGACGCAACCCAGCCCCCAGGAGCAGGTGGCCGCCCTGCGCACGGCCTTCCCCACGTCCGAGGTTCTCGCCCAGCGGCTGGAGCAGGAACTGGACGCCTTCGAGCAGACCCTGCGCGCCGCCCTGCCCCACTGGGACACGCGGATGCCGGACCGCACCTGGTCGCCGGCGCAGGAGGCCGAACACACCATCCTGGTCAACGAGGGCACCGGCAGGATCGTGCGGCTGCTGCTCTCGGAGAAGCCGCTGCGCCCCACGCCCCAGGAGCCGGGCCGCACCACCGAGGACGGCCGGCGGCTCGCCCCGGCAGGGCTGGAGCCGGGGCCGGAGCAGCCGCTTGAGGCGCTGCTGGCCCGCCACGCTGCCACGCGCGCGCTGCTGGAGCAGGTGCGCGCGGAGGCGAACCCGGGGCGCACCTTCTTCCATCCCTTCATGGGGATGCTGGACGCGCAGGACTGGCTGCGGATGACGACGTGGCACACCGGGAGCCACCGCCGCAGCCTGCAGCGCGGGCTGGAGCGCCTGAACGCGGGAGAACCCGCTGGGGCATGA
- a CDS encoding Cof-type HAD-IIB family hydrolase, giving the protein MLGLICVDVDGTLVGTGNVVREDVWAALADARARGVRIALCSGRPAFGNALKYARRLDPDGWHIFQNGASVVNVGSGESLSEPLPPGELDRLLDRAHETGRLLEVYTDDEYGVTQPGDLARRHAELLGVPYVPRDPQTLTGTRVRAQWVVPLAESAGVQAEPHPGLDLHPAGSPVMPDVMFISVTRAGVGKGSAVTRVAAAYGLPLERVMMVGDGHNDVTAMRVVGHPVAMGNADAEARAAGRYHVAHVDAGGLAEAVGLALRL; this is encoded by the coding sequence ATGCTGGGACTCATCTGTGTGGACGTGGACGGAACGCTGGTCGGCACCGGGAACGTGGTGCGCGAGGACGTGTGGGCGGCACTGGCGGATGCCCGCGCGCGGGGCGTGCGCATCGCGCTGTGCAGCGGGCGGCCCGCCTTCGGCAACGCGCTGAAGTATGCCCGGAGGCTGGACCCGGACGGGTGGCACATCTTTCAGAACGGGGCGTCGGTGGTCAATGTGGGCAGCGGCGAGAGTCTATCGGAACCGCTCCCGCCGGGGGAGCTGGACCGGCTGCTGGACCGCGCCCACGAGACGGGGCGGCTGCTGGAGGTCTACACCGATGACGAGTACGGCGTCACGCAGCCGGGCGACCTGGCGCGGCGGCACGCGGAGTTGCTGGGGGTGCCCTATGTACCGCGCGACCCGCAGACGCTGACCGGCACCCGTGTCCGCGCGCAGTGGGTGGTGCCGCTGGCGGAGTCGGCAGGCGTGCAGGCCGAGCCGCATCCGGGGCTGGACCTGCACCCGGCGGGCAGCCCGGTGATGCCGGACGTGATGTTCATCAGCGTGACGCGGGCGGGCGTGGGCAAGGGCAGCGCGGTCACGCGGGTGGCCGCCGCCTACGGCCTCCCGCTGGAGCGGGTGATGATGGTGGGCGACGGCCACAACGACGTGACGGCCATGCGGGTGGTCGGGCACCCGGTGGCGATGGGCAACGCGGACGCGGAGGCGCGGGCGGCGGGGCGCTATCACGTCGCCCACGTGGACGCGGGGGGACTGGCGGAGGCGGTGGGGCTGGCGCTGCGGCTGTGA
- a CDS encoding class I SAM-dependent methyltransferase: MPTPYDVIARWYDAQVRAHSPANALLVPPLLHLAGELEHRQLCDLACGEGHLARLLAARGAQVTGVDRSAELLALARQEEAQSPRGITYVADDAQTLEHLPEAAFDGVVCHLALMDIPDLAATVQAVRRVLRPRGWFVFSLTHPCFQAPHARWHTAPDGTIRREVSTYFDEGFWKSAYPGGVRGQVGAYHRTLSTYMRTLSEAGFQFCDMYEPQATGAVRDARSEYGVIPPFLLMRRTRA, encoded by the coding sequence ATGCCCACGCCCTACGACGTGATTGCCCGGTGGTATGACGCCCAGGTCCGCGCCCACTCGCCGGCCAATGCTCTGCTGGTGCCGCCGCTGCTGCATCTCGCCGGTGAACTCGAACACCGGCAGCTCTGTGACCTCGCCTGCGGCGAGGGCCACCTCGCACGCCTGCTTGCCGCTCGGGGAGCGCAGGTGACGGGGGTGGACCGTTCGGCCGAACTCCTCGCGCTGGCCCGGCAGGAAGAGGCACAGTCACCCCGGGGCATCACCTATGTCGCGGACGACGCCCAGACCCTGGAGCATCTGCCGGAAGCGGCGTTTGACGGCGTGGTCTGCCACCTGGCGCTGATGGATATCCCCGACCTCGCGGCCACGGTTCAGGCGGTCCGGCGCGTTCTCAGGCCCCGGGGCTGGTTCGTGTTCTCGCTCACCCACCCCTGTTTTCAGGCCCCTCACGCCCGCTGGCACACGGCCCCGGACGGCACCATCCGCCGTGAGGTCTCCACCTACTTCGACGAAGGCTTCTGGAAGTCGGCGTATCCGGGCGGGGTGCGGGGGCAGGTGGGGGCATACCACCGCACCCTCTCGACGTACATGCGGACCCTAAGCGAGGCGGGCTTTCAGTTCTGCGACATGTATGAACCGCAGGCGACCGGTGCCGTCAGAGACGCCCGGTCCGAATACGGCGTCATCCCGCCGTTCCTGCTGATGCGCAGGACCAGAGCGTGA
- a CDS encoding 2-phosphosulfolactate phosphatase — MFWEQQDAGVRLEWGEAGLEHLAAQADVVVVVDVLSFATCVEVAVSRGAAVLPFGWRDARATAFAAEHGALLAGERAAGRPSLSPTSLLGLPAGARLVLPSPNGATLCARAGEAGGVVVAACLRNAAAVGAWIGGRFQNVLVVPAGERWPDGTLRPALEDLLGAGAVVEALAPALRPSPEAQGARAMFQAMRERLPEVLGGCASGLELSERGFAEDVALAAELDVSGCVPVLREGVFVNAVS, encoded by the coding sequence ATGTTCTGGGAGCAACAAGACGCCGGCGTGAGGCTGGAATGGGGCGAGGCGGGCCTGGAGCACCTCGCCGCGCAGGCTGACGTGGTGGTCGTCGTGGATGTGCTGTCCTTTGCCACCTGCGTGGAGGTGGCCGTCTCGCGCGGCGCGGCCGTGCTGCCGTTTGGCTGGCGGGACGCGCGGGCCACGGCCTTTGCCGCCGAACACGGGGCGCTGCTGGCGGGAGAGCGGGCGGCGGGCAGGCCTTCCCTCTCCCCCACCTCACTGCTGGGGCTGCCCGCCGGAGCGCGGCTGGTGTTGCCCTCGCCCAACGGGGCCACCCTGTGCGCGCGGGCGGGGGAGGCCGGTGGGGTGGTCGTGGCGGCGTGCCTGCGGAATGCGGCGGCGGTGGGAGCCTGGATAGGCGGGCGCTTTCAGAACGTGTTGGTCGTCCCGGCCGGGGAACGCTGGCCGGACGGCACGCTGCGGCCAGCGCTGGAGGACCTGCTGGGGGCGGGAGCGGTGGTGGAGGCGCTTGCCCCCGCCCTCCGCCCTTCCCCGGAGGCACAGGGGGCGCGGGCCATGTTTCAGGCCATGCGGGAACGCCTGCCGGAGGTGCTGGGCGGGTGCGCATCAGGCCTCGAACTGTCGGAGCGGGGCTTCGCGGAGGACGTGGCGCTGGCGGCGGAGCTGGACGTGAGCGGGTGCGTGCCGGTCCTGCGGGAGGGTGTCTTCGTGAACGCGGTGAGCTGA
- a CDS encoding PhzF family phenazine biosynthesis isomerase has product MIAYCEVSAFTQTPGQGNRAGVVLEAGELTDAEMQALAAFLEAPETVFVTRMGGGLVRVRYFTPTQEIEFCGHATVALGLRLAQGGHWQGEPLELETLVGRVPLTLETEAGVPTRVWMEQRGLETRPVARELRRELAEALGLDERMIHRGLPLAAASSGLWSVFVPLLDTVILDGLDPDLPRIHALSDALGVTSVYAYAPMGVNRFAARDFAPAVGIPEDPVTGSAAGALLALLAEGGRLPVRGDRASGVVYQGHALGTPGEVEVEVTLAGQTVRDIRVGGCAALDREGYWDRKK; this is encoded by the coding sequence ATGATCGCGTATTGCGAGGTGAGCGCGTTCACCCAGACGCCGGGACAGGGCAATCGGGCGGGCGTGGTGCTGGAGGCGGGCGAGCTGACCGACGCCGAGATGCAGGCGCTGGCCGCCTTTCTGGAAGCCCCCGAGACAGTCTTCGTGACGCGGATGGGGGGCGGCCTAGTGCGGGTGCGGTACTTCACCCCCACGCAGGAGATCGAGTTCTGCGGGCACGCGACGGTCGCGCTGGGGCTGCGGCTGGCGCAGGGGGGGCACTGGCAGGGGGAGCCGCTGGAACTGGAGACGCTGGTGGGCCGGGTGCCCCTCACGCTGGAGACTGAGGCGGGGGTGCCGACGCGGGTGTGGATGGAGCAGCGGGGGCTGGAAACCCGCCCGGTGGCGCGCGAGCTGCGCCGGGAACTCGCGGAGGCGCTCGGCCTCGACGAGCGGATGATTCACCGCGGCCTGCCCCTGGCGGCGGCCAGCAGCGGGCTGTGGAGCGTTTTCGTGCCGCTGCTCGACACCGTGATTCTCGACGGGCTGGACCCCGACCTGCCGCGCATCCACGCGCTGAGTGACGCGCTGGGCGTGACCAGCGTGTACGCCTACGCGCCGATGGGCGTGAACCGCTTCGCCGCGCGGGACTTCGCCCCCGCCGTCGGCATTCCCGAGGACCCGGTAACGGGCAGCGCGGCGGGCGCACTCCTGGCCCTGCTGGCCGAGGGGGGCCGCCTGCCGGTGCGCGGCGACCGGGCCAGCGGCGTGGTCTACCAGGGGCACGCCCTCGGCACCCCTGGCGAGGTGGAGGTCGAGGTGACGCTCGCCGGGCAGACGGTGCGGGACATCCGGGTGGGGGGCTGCGCCGCGCTGGACCGCGAGGGGTACTGGGACCGCAAGAAGTAA
- the asnS gene encoding asparagine--tRNA ligase — protein sequence MTATSTKTTIRELKAHVGETVTLDAWLQDKSGKGKIQFLKLRDGSGFVQATVFKGDVAGEVFEAAKRLSQEQAVRVTGEVRADERAPGGVELAVRDLSPYAENQAEYPITPKEHGIEFLLDHRHVWLRHRRPWAILRVRDCVQRAIVDFFHQEGFVRFDAPFFTPNAAEGTTELFEIDLFGEDKAYLSQTGQLHAEAGALAFGKVYTFGPTFRAEKSKTRRHLLEFWMVEPEVAPATHTDNMALQERFVSFLVRRALEECGTELEVLGRDLSKLRPAAEGNFPRVTYTEALAIIRTHIEAGDLPPNVQADVEAVEWGDDLGAPHETILGYHFDRPVIVEKYPAAIKAFYMQPDPQDPRLALCDDMIAPEGYGEIIGGSERIHDYELLRSRIEHEELPLAAFEWYLDLRRFGSVPHAGFGMGLERAVAWITGIDHIREAIPFPRMLTRMVP from the coding sequence GTGACGGCGACAAGCACAAAGACGACCATTCGTGAACTGAAGGCGCATGTGGGGGAAACGGTCACCCTGGATGCGTGGTTGCAGGACAAGAGCGGCAAGGGCAAGATCCAGTTTCTGAAGCTGCGCGACGGCAGCGGCTTCGTGCAGGCGACGGTCTTCAAGGGCGACGTGGCGGGAGAGGTCTTCGAGGCCGCCAAGAGGCTCTCGCAGGAGCAGGCGGTGCGGGTCACGGGCGAGGTCCGCGCGGACGAGCGTGCGCCGGGCGGGGTCGAACTCGCCGTGCGGGACCTCTCCCCCTACGCGGAGAACCAGGCGGAGTATCCCATCACGCCCAAGGAACACGGCATCGAGTTCCTGCTCGACCACCGCCACGTCTGGCTGCGCCACCGCCGCCCCTGGGCGATTCTGCGGGTGCGCGACTGCGTGCAGCGCGCCATCGTGGATTTCTTCCACCAGGAGGGGTTCGTGCGTTTCGACGCGCCCTTCTTCACGCCCAACGCCGCCGAGGGCACCACCGAGCTGTTCGAGATCGACCTCTTCGGGGAGGACAAGGCGTATCTCTCGCAGACGGGGCAACTGCACGCCGAGGCGGGAGCGCTGGCCTTCGGCAAGGTCTACACCTTTGGGCCGACCTTCCGCGCCGAGAAGAGCAAGACGCGCCGGCACCTGCTGGAGTTCTGGATGGTGGAGCCGGAGGTCGCGCCCGCCACGCACACGGACAACATGGCCCTCCAGGAGCGCTTCGTGAGCTTCCTGGTGCGCCGCGCGCTGGAGGAATGCGGGACCGAGCTGGAGGTGCTGGGCCGCGACCTCTCGAAGCTGCGGCCCGCGGCTGAGGGCAACTTCCCGCGCGTCACGTACACCGAGGCGCTTGCTATCATCCGCACGCACATCGAGGCGGGCGACCTGCCGCCGAACGTGCAGGCCGACGTGGAGGCCGTCGAGTGGGGCGACGACCTGGGCGCACCGCACGAGACGATCCTGGGCTATCACTTCGACCGCCCGGTAATCGTCGAGAAGTATCCGGCGGCCATCAAGGCCTTTTACATGCAGCCCGACCCGCAAGACCCCCGCCTGGCCCTGTGCGACGACATGATCGCCCCCGAGGGCTACGGCGAGATCATTGGCGGCTCCGAGCGTATCCACGACTATGAGCTGCTCCGGTCACGCATCGAGCACGAGGAGCTGCCGCTTGCGGCTTTCGAGTGGTATCTCGACCTGCGCCGCTTCGGCAGCGTGCCGCACGCGGGCTTCGGCATGGGGCTGGAGCGGGCGGTGGCCTGGATCACCGGCATCGACCACATCCGCGAGGCGATTCCCTTTCCGCGCATGCTGACGCGCATGGTGCCCTGA
- the tpiA gene encoding triose-phosphate isomerase translates to MTRSTPLLALNWKMNKTPSEARAWAADLASALVPGRAELAVLAPAIDLPALAEGLPAGVAYGGQDVSQHEAGAYTGEISTAMLRDLGATYVIVGHSERREYHSETDAVVAAKARQAQAGGLTPIVCVGERLDVRERGEHVNFTLDQLRASTDGVGENLIVAYEPVWAIGTGRTATADDAEEMAAAIRRALAGLYTADAAGFRILYGGSVKPDNIASICARPNVNGALVGGASLKVADVLGMNDALR, encoded by the coding sequence ATGACCAGATCCACTCCCCTCCTCGCCCTCAACTGGAAGATGAACAAGACCCCCTCGGAAGCCCGGGCGTGGGCGGCCGACCTCGCCTCAGCCCTGGTCCCCGGCCGCGCCGAGCTGGCCGTCCTGGCCCCGGCCATCGACCTCCCCGCGCTGGCCGAGGGCCTGCCCGCGGGGGTGGCCTACGGTGGACAGGACGTGTCGCAGCACGAGGCGGGCGCGTACACGGGTGAAATCAGCACGGCGATGCTGCGCGACCTGGGCGCGACCTATGTCATCGTGGGCCACAGCGAGCGCCGCGAGTACCACAGCGAGACGGACGCGGTGGTGGCCGCCAAGGCGCGGCAGGCCCAGGCGGGCGGCCTCACGCCCATCGTGTGCGTGGGCGAGCGGCTGGACGTGCGCGAGCGCGGCGAACACGTGAACTTCACGCTCGACCAGCTCCGTGCCAGCACCGACGGCGTGGGCGAGAACCTGATCGTCGCCTACGAACCCGTCTGGGCCATCGGCACGGGCCGCACGGCCACCGCCGACGACGCCGAGGAGATGGCCGCCGCCATCCGCCGGGCGCTGGCGGGGCTGTACACTGCCGACGCCGCAGGCTTCCGCATCCTGTACGGCGGCAGCGTGAAGCCCGACAACATCGCCAGTATCTGCGCCCGGCCCAATGTCAACGGTGCCCTGGTCGGCGGCGCGAGTCTGAAGGTGGCCGACGTGCTGGGCATGAACGACGCGCTGAGGTAA